The proteins below are encoded in one region of Methanomicrobia archaeon:
- the dph2 gene encoding diphthamide biosynthesis enzyme Dph2, producing MEHRAYEFELERIKALIRERGARRVGLQLPEGLKTDAPALAAAISRETDADVIISGNSCYGACDIDEKLEGIVDLLFHFGHTASSSFKTRTPMLKGKIEEKVIFVELRSTVDVKPVVERAAAEITGDCVGLVATVQHVHALTEAKDVLARAGKEAVIGTGADMVKYDGQVLGCEFSSARVPCNEMLFIGSGSFHPKGIALYTGKRIIAADPFTGMITVIEPEELRKKRHIAIGRSLDAKSVGILISTKSGQMSLNEAIALQRKAVAKGLDAYLIALEEITEDRLLGFNVDVFVNTACPRVAEDFVQFKKPVLSMNEFEVVLGERSWDELWP from the coding sequence ATGGAGCACCGAGCATACGAGTTCGAATTGGAGCGGATAAAAGCGCTGATACGAGAGCGAGGCGCGCGCAGAGTCGGGCTGCAGCTTCCAGAAGGCCTTAAGACCGATGCTCCGGCGCTCGCCGCGGCGATTTCACGTGAGACCGATGCGGACGTGATAATCTCCGGGAATTCGTGCTATGGCGCGTGCGATATTGACGAGAAGTTGGAAGGCATCGTAGACCTTCTTTTCCATTTCGGGCATACCGCCTCCTCCTCGTTTAAAACGAGAACACCGATGCTAAAAGGAAAAATAGAGGAAAAGGTTATTTTCGTAGAGCTCCGAAGCACAGTTGACGTAAAACCGGTGGTGGAGCGCGCAGCAGCCGAGATAACGGGCGATTGCGTGGGATTAGTCGCTACGGTGCAGCATGTTCACGCATTGACCGAAGCGAAAGACGTGCTTGCGCGCGCAGGAAAGGAGGCGGTAATTGGTACGGGTGCCGATATGGTAAAATACGATGGCCAGGTTTTGGGCTGTGAGTTCTCTTCTGCACGGGTTCCCTGCAATGAGATGCTGTTTATCGGCAGTGGCAGCTTTCATCCGAAGGGGATCGCGTTGTATACCGGTAAGCGAATAATTGCGGCCGATCCCTTCACCGGTATGATCACCGTAATTGAGCCGGAGGAACTGCGAAAGAAGCGACACATCGCGATCGGGCGCTCGCTGGATGCGAAATCCGTGGGGATACTGATCAGCACAAAGAGCGGCCAAATGAGCCTGAACGAAGCGATTGCGCTGCAGCGGAAAGCCGTTGCGAAAGGTTTGGATGCTTATTTGATCGCGCTGGAGGAGATAACCGAAGATCGACTGCTCGGCTTTAACGTTGACGTGTTTGTTAATACCGCGTGCCCACGCGTGGCTGAGGATTTTGTCCAGTTTAAGAAGCCGGTTCTTTCGATGAACGAGTTTGAGGTTGTTCTCGGGGAACGAAGCTGGGACGAGCTGTGGCCATAG
- a CDS encoding thioredoxin family protein — protein MKTFSLDFLALGVIIGLLMGIAVGGSILQSAQIHCAPSDSTATTVLTPEEAGAKTIDFLTEYAVPSGVEVSLANVSELENANLYKVVADISAQGSSEVLEIYITKDGELLFPTAINIEEFESLVALQQEQEEKRAQEQQQGPTIGNFIVSTDAPCTEEGKPIVYFFGNNGCSACRWEHPIMERVTSKFEGYIAFHDNMNNAGTDSAVFNRYSTGSIPTIVLGCQYYRIGAGVRIGEEQEEKVLTAIMCTLTENKPKAVCSDPEIEALLDQIG, from the coding sequence ATGAAGACATTCTCTCTCGATTTTTTAGCTCTCGGTGTGATAATCGGCCTGCTGATGGGAATTGCCGTTGGCGGGTCGATTCTTCAGTCAGCGCAAATACACTGTGCTCCGTCCGATTCCACAGCTACAACCGTATTGACACCGGAAGAAGCTGGCGCCAAGACAATCGACTTCCTCACGGAGTATGCCGTCCCCTCTGGTGTCGAGGTCTCCCTGGCAAACGTATCGGAGCTAGAGAACGCAAATCTGTACAAAGTCGTAGCTGATATATCCGCGCAGGGATCCTCAGAAGTGCTGGAGATATACATAACGAAAGACGGCGAGCTACTGTTTCCCACAGCCATTAACATCGAGGAATTTGAATCCTTGGTCGCGTTACAGCAAGAGCAGGAAGAAAAACGAGCACAAGAACAGCAGCAAGGACCGACAATTGGCAATTTTATCGTAAGTACCGACGCCCCATGTACCGAGGAGGGAAAGCCCATTGTCTATTTCTTCGGCAATAACGGGTGCAGTGCATGTCGGTGGGAGCATCCGATAATGGAGCGAGTAACGTCAAAGTTCGAGGGGTACATCGCGTTCCACGACAATATGAACAACGCGGGCACGGATAGTGCGGTATTTAACCGATATAGCACGGGTAGTATTCCAACGATCGTTCTCGGGTGCCAGTATTACCGGATTGGAGCCGGGGTGCGAATTGGCGAAGAGCAAGAAGAGAAAGTCTTGACAGCCATTATGTGCACGTTAACAGAGAACAAACCCAAAGCTGTTTGTTCCGACCCTGAAATCGAAGCGTTGCTAGATCAAATCGGGTAG
- a CDS encoding MTAP family purine nucleoside phosphorylase, translating into MALGIIGGTSLFDTELLVDTHEREVKTEYGPVYTLVATVHSQEIVFIPRHGKERNIPPHRINYKANMRAFKDLGVDEIISVTSVGSLKRAIPPRSLVVPHDYIGLFNILTYYDNEIVHVTPGLDEALRKRILEAARSLTITIIEKGVYFQTLSPRLETKAEITMIKDYADLVGMNMASEATLATELELRYANISTVDNYAHGIVEEPLDYKDIVEAAAQSRADVERVLVKVVEG; encoded by the coding sequence ATGGCACTTGGCATAATCGGTGGGACGAGTTTATTCGATACGGAACTGCTTGTGGATACGCATGAGCGAGAAGTGAAGACCGAATACGGCCCGGTTTACACGCTCGTTGCAACGGTCCATTCACAGGAGATTGTCTTCATTCCACGACATGGTAAGGAACGAAACATTCCGCCGCATCGGATTAATTATAAAGCGAATATGCGCGCATTTAAGGACTTAGGCGTGGATGAAATCATCAGTGTGACGTCGGTTGGCAGTTTGAAGCGTGCCATACCACCACGCTCCCTGGTCGTTCCGCACGATTACATTGGTCTCTTTAATATCCTCACGTATTATGACAATGAGATCGTTCATGTTACACCGGGCCTGGATGAGGCGTTGAGAAAACGAATACTCGAAGCTGCGCGGTCGTTAACTATTACAATCATCGAGAAGGGCGTGTATTTCCAGACCTTGAGTCCACGGCTGGAGACGAAAGCGGAGATAACCATGATAAAAGATTATGCCGACCTGGTCGGGATGAACATGGCGTCGGAGGCAACACTGGCGACCGAGCTGGAATTACGGTACGCGAACATCAGCACCGTGGATAATTACGCGCACGGGATCGTCGAGGAGCCGTTAGACTATAAGGATATCGTCGAAGCAGCAGCGCAGAGCCGCGCGGATGTGGAGCGGGTGCTGGTAAAGGTGGTTGAAGGATGA